One Halichondria panicea chromosome 6, odHalPani1.1, whole genome shotgun sequence genomic window carries:
- the LOC135337316 gene encoding uncharacterized protein LOC135337316: protein MHSWLFVVLSIATVSSGNRYHIVPVNTIDLCQRHQNGTCSTLEQLVQTDLLSGGDNLTLNFLPGDHVLNELLFVGNFKTVLIAGQNSTIKFNKTGSMHLSSIKKLLSIKGLHFTGESGETILNMYSFGKVLITECFSVYLKLLKLESCTLLITGTVTVMIEQVLFVSNTGTNRALHVEADNVYIEKSNFFSNDGGAVHIKSTQSVINDSRFNSNSAAYGGAVDMVSKNVTISFCDFINNSASIAGGAINYADVGSVSIHNCELTNNSAEIGGAIYADGGSVSVYKCEILNNSADFIGGAIYTDTNIYNCELPNNSAKYGGAIYAFNSSVSIYNCELITNNSADLGGAIYADTSSLSIYNCKLFNNIANSGGGAIYADTSSVSIYNCELLNNSAQFGGGGAINAVTGSVSIYNCELFNNSAGIGGAIYANVGSVSIYNSELTNHSAYVGGAVNVATVHMTISFCKFTDNSAFELGGAIYANEGSMSIYNCELTNNIADIGGAILTVTSSVSIKNCELLNNVADYYGGAVYANTNSVSIHYCELHNNIAGIAGAAIYASKSSVSIHNSKLAYNNAKLSGGVMFGLYGELSISYSELSNNSAAFGGVIGNVWGNVSILNCTITDNKAVVESGGTNTVGGAVFIYSGNISISKSMLKNNSAKVGGVIFIINGTVIISDSVFTSNSATQQGGVMVVAISTLTFNNTSITDNLKGEDVIYAVGSNLLFTGINNVSNNKNPVHALSSRVEFNGAATLSNNHGVQGGANRAVQSQIYINAEGVIITNNTATFGGGVFLRESTLFVYYPIEISYNTAQNGGGIYAYSSEIEFDPKVITGCELNNQLTLCTCIFMEIELSVSTIDRNEAQLGGGIYALASNIKVFTHAYVHIKLNSANNSGGGMYLQQSSKIYVLKQEVELKLGKILVKLEIYDNTALMYGGGIFVADSTESGACRGDDITTTGEVTQSQCFIQTLSLYGIDIDFLQILADVTLFNLSGCLKSRKNYCNTFLANNTASKSGADIYGGLLDRCTMDVSAELSLSDNGFEYLNNTVLFSSIASEAVRVQVCNTTTQFISVRKGQKSTISVMAVDQVGNPVNATIRSSVITESGVGRLKEGQAEQKVGNQCTKIEYNVFSQDSSAQVELYAEGPCINLGISKQIYSVSFLSCTCPIGLKPIPFSIECKCDCDPFLQQEYKIKNCSEENGTIALESNSNIWIGVTNTTNRTGYVVSKCTFDYCVQRPVNISLSSPDRQCAFNRSGVLCGECKSNFSLVLGTSRCEQCSNIYLLLLIPFALAGILLVAFILLFNFTIATGTIHGLICYTNILAASQSIFLPFHNALTVFISWVNLDLGIETCFYNGMNSQAKVLLQLVFPVYLFLLMFVIIILSKYFSSFAKLLSNRNPVAALGTLILLSYSKLLRFIIAALQYRVLDYPNGSTKILDFPSNSSDIVWLYDGNVQYFTSDHNLRFIVAAIIRLYLGIKSHNS, encoded by the coding sequence ATGCACAGCTGGCTGTTTGTGGTCTTGTCAATAGCTACTGTCTCCAGTGGCAACCGATATCACATTGTACCGGTGAATACTATCGACTTGTGTCAGCGCCATCAAAATGGAACTTGTTCCACTCTtgagcagcttgttcaaacagacctgttatcAGGTGGAGACAACCTCACCTTGAActttctacctggagatcacGTGTTAAATGAATTGCTTTTCGTTGGTAATTTCAAGACGGTGCTTATTGCAGGCCAAAATTCTACTATAAAATTTAACAAAACTGGTAGTATGCATCTATCCAGCATCAAGAAATTATTGAGTATCaaaggtttgcatttcactGGAGAAAGTGGTGAAACTATTTTAAACATGTACAGTTTTGGAAAAGTATTAATTACTGAATGTTTCTCGGTATACTTAAAATTGCTGAAGTTGGAAAGTTGCACACTCCTGATCACTGGTACGGTAACTGTGATGATCGAACAAGTTCTCTTTGTGAGCAACACTGGCACTAACAGAGCATTGCATGTTGAAGCTGataatgtgtacattgaaaagAGCAACTTCTTCAGTAATGATGGTGGTGCAGTTCACATTAAATCAACTCAATCCGTTATTAACGATTCAAGGTTCAATTCCAATTCTGCTGCATATGGTGGAGCAGTGGACATGGTCTCTAAAAATGTGACTATCagtttttgcgattttataaATAATAGCGCTTCTATAGCTGGTGGAGCAATTAATTATGCCGACGTAGGCAGTGTGTCTATACACAACTGTGAgctaacaaacaacagtgctgaaaTTGGCGGAGCAATTTATGCTGACGGAGGTAGTGTATCTGTTTACAAATGTGAGATActaaacaacagtgctgactttattggtggagcaatttacACTGACACAAACATTTACAACTGTGAGCTACCTAACAACAGTGCTAAatatggtggagcaatttacGCCTTCAATAGTAGTGTGTCTATTTACAACTGTGAGCTAataacaaacaacagtgctgatcttggtggagcaatttatgCCGACACAAGTAGTCTGTCCATTTACAACTGTAAGCTATTTAACAACATTGCTAACAGTGGGGGTGGAGCAATTTACGCGGACACTAGTAGTGTGTCTATTTACAACTGCGAGCTACTTAACAACAGTGCTCAGTTTGGTGGTGGAGGAGCAATTAACGCCGTCACAGGTAGTGTGTCTATTTACAATTGTGAGCTGTTTAACAACAGTGCTGGTattggtggagcaatttacGCCAACGTAGGTAGTGTTTCCATTTACAACAGTGAGCTAACAAACCACAGTGCTTATGTTGGTGGAGCAGTGAACGTGGCTACTGTACACATGACTATCAGTTTTTGCAAATTTACTGATAATAGCGCTTTTGAActtggtggagcaatttatgCCAACGAAGGCAGTATGTCTATTTACAACTGTGAGCTAACAAACAACATTGCTGACATTGGTGGAGCAATTTTAACCGTCACAAGTAGTGTGTCCATTAAAAACTGTGAACTACTTAACAACGTTGCTGATTACTATGGTGGAGCAGTTTATGCCAACACAAATAGTGTGTCCATTCACTACTGTGAGCTACATAACAACATTGCTGGTATTGCTGGTGCAGCAATTTACGCCTCCAAAAGTAGTGTGTCCATTCACAACTCTAAGCTGGCGTACAATAATGCTAAATTATCAGGTGGAGTGATGTTTGGTTTATATGGAGAGTTATCGATATCCTATAGTGAGCTATCAAACAACAGTGCAGCCTTTGGTGGAGTGATTGGAAATGTCTGGGGTAATGTATCGATTTTAAATTGTACTATAACGGACAATAAAGCTGTAGTCGAGAGTGGAGGAACTAACACTGTTGGTGGAGCGGTTTTTATATATAGTGGAAATATATCTATCTCCAAAAGCATGCTTAAAAATAACAGTGCCAAAGTTGGTGGagtaatttttattattaatGGCACTGTGATTATTTCTGACTCTGTGTTTACAAGCAACAGTGCCACCCAACAAGGTGGAGTGATGGTTGTTGCTATCTCAACTTTGACATTTAATAATACAAGCATAACTGACAATTTAAAGGGTGAAGATGTCATTTACGCAGTGGGTTCTAATCTGTTGTTTACAGGAATTAACAACGTTAGCAACAATAAAAATCCTGTTCATGCTTTAAGCAGTCGAGTGGAGTTCAATGGAGCCGCGACTCTCAGTAACAATCATGGTGTGCAGGGTGGAGCCAACAGAGCAGTCCAGAGTCAAATCTATATCAATGCAGAAGGAGTGATCATTACTAACAATACAGCTACCTTTGGAGGAGGTGTGTTTCTGAGAGAGAGCACACTCTTTGTTTACTATCCCATAGAGATTTCTTATAACACAGCACAAAATGGTGGTGGAATTTATGCGTACTCAAGTGAAATCGAATTTGATCCAAAGGTTATCACTGGTTGTGAATTAAATAATCAGCTCAccctgtgtacatgtattttcaTGGAAATTGAACTATCCGTGAGTACTATAGATCGAAATGAAGCTCAACTCGGTGGAGGTATTTATGCACTCGCTTCAAACATCAAAGTTTTTACTCACGCATACGTCCACATCAAGTTAAACTCAGCAAACAACAGTGGAGGTGGAATGTATCTACAACAAAGTTCCAAGATATATGTTCTGAAACAAGAAGTGGAGTTAAAACTTGGTAAAATACTGGTCAAGCTGGAAATTTACGATAACACAGCTCTGATGTATGGAGGGGGGATATTTGTAGCTGACAGTACCGAAAGTGGTGCATGTAGAGGAGATGATATAACTACTACAGGAGAGGTGACACAAAGTCAATGCTTTATTCAAACTCTTAGTCTATATGGGATTGATATAGATTTTCTACAGATTTTGGCTGATGTGACATTGTTTAATTTGTCGGGATGCTTGAAGAGCAGAAAAAACTATTGCAACACATTTTTGGCTAACAACACAGCTTCCAAGTCAGGAGCAGATATTTACGGAGGTCTGTTAGACAGGTGTACGATGGATGTATCAGCCGAACTCTCTTTATCAGACAATGGATTTGAGTACTTGAACAATACTGTGCTTTTTTCATCAATAGCTTCGGAGGCTGTTAGAGTACAAGTTTGTAACACCACCACGCAGTTCATTTCTGTTAGAAAGGGACAAAAGTCCACAATAAGTGTTATGGCCGTAGACCAAGTTGGAAATCCAGTGAATGCTACAATTCGAAGCTCTGTCATCACTGAGAGTGGAGTTGGtcgtctcaaagaaggacaggcTGAACAAAaagttggcaatcagtgcacaAAAATAGaatacaatgtattctcacaagacagctctgctcaagtggaactctatgcCGAGGGTCCATGCAtcaatttgggaatttcaaaACAAATTTATAGTGTCTCTTTTCTCTCCTGCACATGCCCCATCGGACTCAAGCCAATTCCGTTCTCAATTGAGTGCAaatgtgactgtgatccattCTTGCAACAAGAATACAAGATAAAAAACTGTTCTGAGGAAAATGGAACTATAGCATTGGAAAGTAATAGCAATATATGGATAGGAGTCACTAATACCACCAACCGAACAGGATATGTTGTTAGTAAGTGtacatttgactattgtgtacAAAGACCAGTCAACATAAGCCTAAGCAGCCCTGATAGACAGTGTGCCTTCAATCGAAGTGGGGTATTATGTGGAGAATGTAAATCAAATTTCAGTCTTGTGTTGGGTACGTCAAGATGCGAACAGTGCTCAAACATTTACCTTCTTCTACTAATTCCGTTCGCTCTGGCAGGCATATTACTAGTTGCATTTATTCTCCTTTTCAACTTTACCATAGCCACAGGCACTATCCATGGGCTGATCTGCTACACTAATATACTAGCTGCAAGTCAATCGATTTTCTTACCTTTTCATAACGCTTTGACAGTTTTCATATCG